Proteins encoded by one window of Acidipropionibacterium virtanenii:
- a CDS encoding helix-hairpin-helix domain-containing protein — MKNTHDSYRDRLEDLLAGLPARDVGPRHGTGRDGPDTQPEPDVGAAEDGAGPAPRARPPLVLGRTHLSALGIVLVLVLTVVAVMLMRSRATVVPLVASVSPAAAPVSSPSSSSSLSPASPAATIRVHVTGKVARPDVYALTAGARVVDALRAAGGLTRGAHPGDLNLAAPVCDGCQVQIPASGNGRIVGPDAQAAGTSPAAASSSTTMPGSSANPADQRIDLNSATSDQLQTLDGVGPATAAKILAWRTTHGRFTDVSELQEIDGIGPKTYARIKDHVRV; from the coding sequence GTGAAGAACACTCACGACAGTTACCGCGACAGACTCGAGGACCTGCTCGCCGGGCTGCCCGCCCGCGATGTGGGGCCCCGCCATGGCACCGGACGGGACGGGCCGGACACACAACCCGAACCGGATGTCGGTGCTGCCGAGGACGGCGCCGGCCCCGCACCGCGGGCCAGACCCCCGCTTGTCCTCGGCCGCACCCACCTGTCGGCCCTGGGGATCGTGCTCGTCCTGGTGCTCACCGTGGTGGCCGTGATGCTGATGCGCTCCCGGGCCACCGTCGTGCCGCTCGTCGCATCGGTGTCCCCGGCCGCCGCCCCGGTCTCGTCGCCCAGCAGTTCGTCGTCCCTGTCCCCGGCCAGTCCCGCGGCGACCATCCGGGTGCATGTCACCGGGAAGGTCGCCCGCCCCGACGTCTACGCCCTGACCGCCGGCGCCCGGGTCGTCGATGCCCTGCGGGCGGCGGGCGGCCTGACGCGGGGAGCCCATCCGGGCGATCTGAACCTCGCCGCACCCGTGTGCGACGGGTGTCAGGTGCAGATCCCGGCATCGGGAAACGGACGGATCGTCGGGCCCGACGCCCAGGCGGCCGGGACATCGCCCGCGGCAGCGAGCTCCTCGACCACCATGCCGGGATCTTCCGCGAATCCTGCGGACCAGCGCATCGATCTCAACTCCGCCACCTCCGACCAGCTCCAGACGCTCGATGGTGTCGGCCCGGCCACCGCCGCGAAGATCCTGGCCTGGCGAACGACCCACGGCCGGTTCACCGACGTCTCCGAGCTCCAGGAGATCGACGGCATCGGCCCCAAGACCTACGCCCGGATCAAGGACCATGTCCGAGTCTGA
- the leuS gene encoding leucine--tRNA ligase, which translates to METSRAGYDAAAAQEKWSRYWSEHGTFAALDDGSKERRYMLDMFAYPSGDLHMGHAEAFAIGDVVARYWRLKGYDVMHPVGWDSFGLPAENAAINHGTHPAEWTYANIDTQAASFRRYGISFDWSKRLHTSDEEYYRWTQWLFLRFKERGLAYRKDSWANWCPHDQTVLANEQVKEGRCERCGAVVTKRQLNQWYFRITDYAQRLLDDMGEIEGHWPERVLAMQRNWIGRSEGAYVDFRIDGHDEPVRVFTTRPDTLYGATFMVVAPDSALADEVVSDERRPAFEEYLEAVKKKTEIERQSTEHVKTGVDLGVMATNPVNGAKIPVWAADYVLSDYGTGAIMAVPAHDQRDLDFANKYGIEVIPVIDTGEADPRESGIATTGDGAYQNSGDLDGLANKAEGISRICRFLDDNHIGEATITYRLRDWLLSRQRFWGCPIPVIHCAACGDVPVPDDQLPVRLPDLRGADLAPKGVSPLAGEEARAWREVSCPKCGGPAERDTDTMDTFVDSSWYFIRYCSPHYSDGPFDPEAVRRWMPVAQYVGGVEHATMHLLYSRFFTKVLHDMGMIDFDEPFSALMNQGQVINQGRAMSKSLGNGVDLGKQIDAFGVDAVRTTVIFAGPPEEDIDWADVSPASILKFLQRAYRVAADVTAPSDADPAAGDLTLRRATHHAVAEITDLLESGRFNVVVARIMELVNATRKAIDSGCGPADPAVREAVSFTAQALSMFAPYVAEEMWAAIGNEPSVANSSWPTADPALLVADEVTMVVQVAGKVRGKIQVPPDIAEADAVAAATADPNVKRHIGDKQIVKVIARLPKMISIVVK; encoded by the coding sequence GTGGAGACGAGCCGAGCGGGATATGACGCCGCGGCGGCCCAGGAGAAGTGGTCCCGCTACTGGTCAGAGCACGGGACCTTCGCCGCGCTCGACGACGGGTCGAAAGAACGTCGATACATGCTCGACATGTTCGCCTACCCCTCGGGCGACCTGCACATGGGCCATGCGGAGGCCTTCGCCATCGGCGACGTGGTGGCCCGCTACTGGCGGCTGAAGGGCTACGACGTCATGCACCCGGTCGGCTGGGACTCCTTCGGGCTGCCCGCCGAGAACGCCGCCATCAACCACGGCACCCACCCCGCCGAGTGGACCTACGCCAATATCGACACCCAGGCGGCGTCCTTCCGCCGCTACGGCATCTCCTTCGACTGGAGCAAGCGGCTGCACACCTCCGACGAGGAGTACTACCGCTGGACCCAGTGGCTGTTCCTGCGCTTCAAGGAGCGCGGCCTGGCTTACCGCAAGGACTCCTGGGCCAACTGGTGCCCCCACGACCAGACCGTGCTGGCCAACGAGCAGGTCAAGGAGGGACGCTGCGAGCGCTGCGGCGCCGTCGTCACCAAGCGCCAGCTGAACCAGTGGTACTTCCGTATCACCGACTACGCCCAGCGGCTGCTGGACGACATGGGCGAGATCGAGGGCCACTGGCCCGAGCGCGTCCTGGCGATGCAGCGCAACTGGATCGGCCGCTCCGAGGGTGCCTACGTCGACTTCCGCATCGACGGCCACGACGAGCCGGTGCGGGTCTTCACCACCCGCCCCGACACCCTCTACGGCGCCACCTTCATGGTGGTCGCCCCTGATTCGGCCCTGGCCGACGAGGTGGTCTCCGATGAACGGCGTCCCGCCTTCGAGGAGTATCTGGAGGCGGTCAAGAAGAAGACTGAGATCGAACGGCAGTCCACCGAGCACGTCAAGACCGGCGTCGACCTGGGCGTCATGGCGACCAACCCCGTCAACGGCGCGAAGATCCCGGTGTGGGCCGCCGACTACGTGCTGTCCGACTACGGCACCGGCGCCATCATGGCGGTGCCGGCCCATGACCAGCGCGATCTCGACTTCGCCAACAAGTACGGCATCGAGGTGATCCCGGTCATCGACACCGGGGAGGCCGACCCCCGCGAGTCCGGGATCGCCACCACCGGCGACGGCGCCTACCAGAACTCCGGCGACCTGGACGGGCTGGCCAACAAGGCCGAGGGCATCTCCCGGATCTGCCGCTTCCTCGACGACAACCACATCGGCGAGGCCACCATCACCTACCGGCTGCGCGACTGGCTGCTCAGCCGCCAGCGGTTCTGGGGATGCCCGATCCCCGTCATCCACTGCGCGGCCTGCGGCGACGTGCCGGTGCCCGACGACCAGCTGCCGGTCAGACTCCCCGACCTGCGCGGCGCCGACCTGGCTCCCAAGGGCGTCTCCCCGCTGGCCGGCGAGGAGGCCCGCGCCTGGCGCGAGGTCTCCTGCCCGAAGTGCGGCGGCCCCGCCGAACGCGACACCGACACGATGGACACCTTCGTGGACTCCTCGTGGTACTTCATCCGCTACTGCTCCCCGCACTACTCCGACGGGCCCTTCGACCCCGAGGCCGTGAGGCGCTGGATGCCGGTGGCTCAGTATGTCGGCGGCGTCGAGCACGCCACCATGCACCTGCTGTACTCCCGGTTCTTCACCAAGGTGCTGCACGACATGGGCATGATCGACTTCGACGAGCCCTTCTCGGCCCTCATGAACCAGGGCCAGGTGATCAACCAGGGCCGGGCGATGTCGAAGTCCCTGGGCAACGGGGTGGATCTCGGCAAGCAGATCGACGCCTTCGGGGTCGACGCCGTGCGCACCACGGTGATCTTCGCAGGGCCGCCGGAGGAGGACATCGACTGGGCCGACGTGTCCCCGGCCTCGATCCTGAAATTCCTCCAGCGGGCCTACCGGGTGGCCGCCGATGTCACCGCCCCCTCCGACGCCGATCCCGCCGCCGGGGACCTCACTCTGAGGCGCGCCACCCACCACGCTGTCGCCGAGATCACCGATCTGCTGGAGTCCGGCCGGTTCAATGTGGTGGTCGCCAGGATCATGGAACTCGTCAACGCCACCCGCAAGGCCATCGACTCGGGCTGCGGACCCGCCGACCCGGCCGTGCGCGAGGCGGTGTCCTTCACCGCCCAGGCGCTGTCGATGTTCGCGCCGTACGTCGCCGAGGAGATGTGGGCCGCCATCGGCAACGAGCCGTCGGTGGCCAATTCCTCCTGGCCCACTGCGGACCCCGCACTGCTGGTCGCCGACGAGGTGACGATGGTGGTGCAGGTCGCCGGGAAGGTGCGCGGCAAGATCCAGGTGCCCCCCGACATCGCCGAGGCCGACGCCGTGGCCGCCGCCACCGCCGATCCCAACGTCAAGCGGCACATCGGCGACAAGCAGATCGTCAAGGTCATCGCCCGTCTCCCGAAGATGATCTCCATCGTCGTGAAGTGA
- a CDS encoding DUF4192 domain-containing protein, with protein sequence MPPVRIRSVDQAISIVPHLLGYRPEEDLIVLVVGPTLEVTVRASLDQVDSPAGFAHQLGPVALRFPDAEFLVIAYSRDIDHARSVLLLAQAGLGPDRICDAIATDGDRWWSLYCEDRPECVDGHQIQTDAAIQAEAVYRGLGVLTDRKTLAATVSGPDAELLASESQLLEQARAFAAGLTNDEATEALTEIVGQAFGTQTPPGPEAALRIACLLADDRLATTVWVSTCQSAARPLLEVWTAVLAHTPEELATRPLMLCGLAAWLAGDGALESCCLERAARLDPKDNLFGALDFLQRSVLHPADWLDINPDPNLLAAGILADLTGVQEPPDRPGPRQRPGRSGPQRRRRAGGGPGRRSDRRRRRG encoded by the coding sequence ATGCCCCCCGTCCGGATCCGATCCGTCGACCAGGCCATCAGCATCGTCCCCCACCTGCTGGGTTACCGGCCCGAGGAGGACCTGATCGTCCTGGTGGTCGGCCCCACTCTCGAGGTGACGGTGCGCGCCTCCCTCGACCAGGTGGACAGTCCCGCTGGATTCGCCCATCAGCTGGGCCCGGTCGCCCTGAGATTCCCCGATGCAGAGTTCCTGGTGATCGCCTACTCCCGCGACATCGATCACGCGCGCAGCGTGCTCCTGCTCGCCCAGGCCGGCCTCGGCCCCGATCGCATCTGCGATGCCATCGCCACCGACGGCGACCGCTGGTGGAGCCTCTACTGCGAGGACCGGCCCGAGTGCGTCGACGGTCATCAGATCCAGACCGACGCCGCGATCCAGGCGGAGGCGGTGTACCGGGGCCTGGGCGTGCTCACCGACCGCAAGACCCTCGCCGCCACCGTCTCCGGCCCCGATGCCGAGCTGCTCGCCTCGGAGTCGCAGCTCCTGGAACAGGCCCGTGCCTTCGCCGCCGGCCTCACCAACGACGAGGCGACCGAGGCCCTCACCGAGATCGTCGGGCAGGCCTTCGGGACACAGACCCCGCCCGGCCCCGAGGCGGCGCTGCGGATCGCCTGCCTGCTGGCCGACGACCGCCTCGCCACGACGGTGTGGGTCTCCACCTGCCAGAGCGCTGCCCGCCCGCTGCTGGAGGTGTGGACTGCGGTGCTCGCCCACACCCCCGAAGAACTGGCCACCCGGCCCCTGATGCTGTGCGGGCTGGCGGCATGGTTGGCCGGCGACGGAGCCCTGGAGAGCTGCTGCCTGGAGAGGGCGGCCAGGCTGGACCCGAAGGACAACCTCTTCGGAGCCCTGGACTTCCTCCAGCGCAGCGTCCTCCACCCCGCCGACTGGCTCGACATCAACCCGGACCCCAACCTGCTCGCCGCGGGGATCCTGGCGGATCTCACCGGCGTCCAGGAGCCGCCCGACAGGCCCGGTCCCCGGCAGAGGCCCGGCAGATCGGGGCCACAGCGCCGACGCCGGGCCGGTGGAGGGCCCGGACGCCGCTCAGACCGGAGGCGCCGTCGCGGGTGA